A genome region from Trichosurus vulpecula isolate mTriVul1 chromosome 5, mTriVul1.pri, whole genome shotgun sequence includes the following:
- the LOC118850937 gene encoding zinc finger protein 2 homolog — protein MQRSLPWVRSQEEEEQGRNPGLLTTVSEVGDLMNGTLVLLEVPMSDLSPPGGEPPEADEESPSDEQGLIIHHPAEEQAYRCLLCGQTFPQQSSLVRHHKAHAGMNGAGRALYVCPECGKAFSIQHNLSVHQRTHTGERPFPCPECGRRFSLKQNLLTHRRIHSGKKPYQCAQCRRCFREARFLLNHQRTHARMSPTPPQCSGVSEEQ, from the exons ATGCAGCGCAGCCTCCCGTGGGTTcggagccaggaggaggaggagcagggacGCAATCCAGGCTT GCTTACTACAGTGTcag AGGTTGGTGACTTAATGAATGGAACCCTTGTGCTGTTGGAAGTGCCCATGTCAGACCTGTCCCCACCAGGAGGAGAGCCTCCTGAGGCAGATGAGGAGAGTCCCAGCGATGAACAGGGCCTCATTATCCACCACCCAGCAGAGGAACAGGCATACCGATGCCTTTTGTGTGGCCAGACCTTCCCTCAGCAGTCGAGCCTGGTTCGACATCATAAGGCCCATGCTGGAATGAATGGAGCAGGGCGGGCTTTGTATGTCTGCCCTGAGTGTGGTAAGGCCTTCAGCATCCAGCACAACCTCTCTGTCCACCAGCGCACCCACACAGGTGAGCGACCCTTCCCGTGCCCTGAGTGTGGACGGCGATTCAGCCTCAAACAGAATCTGCTCACCCATCGGCGCATCCATAGCGGCAAGAAGCCTTACCAGTGTGCTCAGTGCAGGCGCTGTTTCCGAGAGGCCCGCTTCCTCCTTAACCACCAGCGTACTCATGCCAGGATGTCCCCTACTCCACCCCAATGCTCTGGGGTCTCTGAGGAGCAGTGA